The Apium graveolens cultivar Ventura chromosome 11, ASM990537v1, whole genome shotgun sequence genome has a window encoding:
- the LOC141697798 gene encoding protein STRICTOSIDINE SYNTHASE-LIKE 3-like, producing MSPAARILAGIFLLFAIYCGTDPFKQGAISEFPEFEAVKVDMPDWSEVPAEKDVENLLQKSEIKFLNQVQGPESMAFDPKGRGPYTGVADGRILFWNGESWLDFAVTSNNRSNLCDPKPSPINYLKNEHICGRALGLRFDKKTGDLYIADAYLGLMKVGPEGGLATSLVNEAEGIPLRFTNDLDIDEEGNIYFTDSSSKYQRRNFMQLVFSADDSGRVLKYNPNTKETSVVLRNLQFPNGLTLSKDGSFFVLCEGAIGRLRKYWLKGEKSGTAEVMAILPGFPDNVRTNEDGDFWVAIHCRRSLYTYFCALHPKIRTFLLKLPIPAKIQYLIHIGGRLHGIIVKYSTEGKLLQILEDSSGKVVKVVSEVEEKDGKLWMGSVLMPFVAVYKL from the exons ATGTCGCCGGCGGCGAGAATTCTGGCCGGAATATTTCTACTGTTTGCAATTTACTGCGGGACTGACCCATTTAAGCAAGGAGCAATATCTGAGTTCCCGGAGTTTGAAGCAGTTAAGGTAGATATGCCGGACTGGTCTGAAGTTCCGGCGGAGAAAGATGTCGAAAATTTGTTGCAGAAGTCGGAGATAAAGTTTTTGAATCAAGTTCAAGGACCGGAGAGTATGGCTTTTGATCCTAAGGGACGTGGGCCCTACACTGGTGTTGCTGATGGCAGGATCTTGTTTTGGAATGGAGAATCTTGGCTTGATTTTGCTGTTACTTCTAATAATAG GTCAAATCTATGCGACCCAAAACCATCACCAATAAACTACTTAAAAAATGAGCACATATGTGGTAGAGCTTTGGGGCTTCGATTTGACAAGAAAACAGGCGATTTGTATATAGCAGATGCATATCTTGGTTTAATGAAAGTTGGTCCTGAAGGTGGATTAGCAACATCTTTAGTAAATGAAGCGGAAGGTATTCCTTTGAGGTTCACAAATGACCTGGATATTGATGAGGAAGGGAACATATATTTTACTGATAGTAGCAGCAAGTATCAACGCAG AAACTTCATGCAGCTAGTTTTCTCTGCGGACGACAGTGGCAGGGTCCTGAAATACAATCCTAATACAAAAGAAACTAGTGTTGTTCTTCGGAATCTCCAATTTCCTAATGGTCTGACTCTAAGCAAGGATGGATCATTCTTTGTACTCTGTGAAGGAGCCATTGGCAG ATTACGAAAGTACTGGTTAAAAGGCGAGAAATCAGGGACAGCTGAAGTTATGGCAATCTTACCTGGATTTCCCGACAATGTTAGAACAAATGAAGACGGCGACTTTTGGGTGGCAATACACTGTCGGCGATCACTCTACACATACTTTTGTGCATTACATCCCAAAATCCGAACATTTTTGCTGAAACTTCCAATTCCAGCAAAGATTCAGTATCTGATCCACATAGGAGGCCGGCTGCATGGCATAATTGTAAAGTACAGCACGGAAGGTAAGCTCTTACAAATATTGGAAGATAGTTCAGGGAAAGTTGTGAAAGTAGTAAGCGAGGTTGAAGAGAAAGATGGGAAGCTTTGGATGGGGAGTGTATTGATGCCTTTTGTTGCAGTCTATAAATTATAA